The following are encoded in a window of Actinomyces oris genomic DNA:
- a CDS encoding Maf family protein — protein MILLASKSSGRLATLRAAGVEPLVRVSDVDEGAVLEELSRRRREAGLAAPSAAEQVQALARAKALDVAASTDPQEAEVVVGCDSMLEIGSQVVGKPADAADARERWRTMSGSTGTLHTGHFLVRTADGAIAEGVSSATIRFGSPSQTEIEAYVASGEPLWCAGAFTIDGLGGAFIEGIDGDPHGVVGISLPLLRRLLADLDVVWTDLWAPPPVTKPADDAH, from the coding sequence GTGATTCTCCTGGCTTCGAAGTCATCCGGCCGACTGGCCACCCTGCGAGCCGCAGGGGTCGAGCCGTTGGTGCGGGTCTCCGACGTCGATGAGGGGGCCGTGCTCGAGGAACTGAGCCGCAGGCGTCGCGAGGCCGGGCTAGCGGCCCCGAGCGCCGCTGAGCAGGTCCAGGCCCTGGCTCGAGCCAAGGCCCTCGACGTCGCGGCCTCCACAGACCCGCAGGAGGCCGAGGTGGTTGTGGGCTGCGACTCCATGCTGGAGATCGGCAGCCAGGTCGTCGGAAAGCCCGCCGACGCCGCCGACGCCCGCGAGCGCTGGCGAACCATGAGCGGGAGCACCGGCACCCTGCACACGGGGCACTTCCTGGTGCGCACTGCCGACGGCGCCATCGCCGAGGGGGTCAGCTCGGCCACCATCCGTTTCGGCTCCCCGTCCCAGACCGAGATCGAGGCTTACGTCGCCAGCGGGGAACCGCTGTGGTGCGCCGGAGCCTTCACCATCGACGGCCTGGGCGGGGCCTTCATTGAGGGGATCGACGGCGACCCCCACGGAGTCGTCGGCATCTCCCTGCCGTTGCTACGCCGGCTCCTGGCGGACCTGGACGTGGTCTGGACAGACCTATGGGCGCCGCCACCGGTGACGAAACCGGCTGACGACGCCCACTGA
- a CDS encoding biotin--[acetyl-CoA-carboxylase] ligase: MTSGGSPFSRLDTVPVTGSTQDDLRTALTGPEQESWPHLSALRALAQTAGRGRSGRAWVTPDDGGALLVSVVLRPLVPVERLAWLPLLGGLAVRDALAPLVEGLPWRVGTKWPNDVVALPDDPAAVPAVPGWAGTRKIAGVLSELVTPEAAQGTAAHGLASDVVPADRDEAPMVILGIGVNIGQAAEELPVPWAGSLRTLGAVGAGRGPALTDAAESILTAIGHQLARLVGQWEDAGGDVDAADGALGRRLRSALTTLGERVSVQAPDGEIGGLAVDVTPALVLRTQAGDTEVRAGDVTLVRVES; encoded by the coding sequence ATGACCTCAGGCGGCAGCCCCTTCTCGCGTCTCGACACCGTTCCCGTCACCGGATCCACCCAGGACGACCTGCGCACGGCCCTCACAGGGCCCGAGCAAGAGTCCTGGCCGCACCTGTCGGCGCTGCGAGCACTTGCTCAGACCGCGGGCAGGGGGCGCTCCGGGCGCGCCTGGGTCACCCCCGACGACGGAGGTGCCCTCCTGGTCTCCGTGGTGCTGCGGCCCCTCGTCCCCGTCGAGCGCCTGGCCTGGCTGCCGCTGCTGGGCGGCCTGGCCGTCCGCGACGCGCTGGCCCCCCTCGTCGAGGGCCTGCCCTGGCGTGTGGGGACCAAGTGGCCCAACGACGTCGTCGCCCTGCCTGATGACCCGGCGGCCGTGCCCGCAGTGCCCGGCTGGGCCGGCACGCGCAAGATCGCCGGCGTCCTCAGCGAGCTCGTCACGCCAGAAGCTGCTCAAGGGACTGCAGCTCACGGGCTCGCGTCCGACGTGGTTCCCGCCGACCGTGACGAGGCCCCCATGGTCATCCTCGGGATTGGCGTCAACATCGGGCAGGCGGCCGAGGAGCTGCCGGTTCCCTGGGCCGGCTCCCTGCGCACGCTGGGGGCGGTCGGTGCGGGACGCGGACCGGCGCTGACAGACGCAGCGGAGAGCATCCTCACGGCGATCGGCCACCAGCTGGCTCGGCTCGTCGGGCAGTGGGAGGATGCCGGTGGCGACGTTGATGCCGCAGACGGCGCGCTCGGGCGCCGTCTGCGCTCAGCGCTGACCACCCTGGGGGAGCGGGTCAGTGTCCAGGCTCCTGATGGTGAGATCGGTGGGCTGGCTGTCGACGTCACCCCCGCCCTCGTGCTGCGCACCCAGGCCGGTGATACTGAGGTCCGTGCCGGCGACGTGACCCTCGTGCGCGTGGAGAGCTGA